In Bufo gargarizans isolate SCDJY-AF-19 chromosome 6, ASM1485885v1, whole genome shotgun sequence, a single genomic region encodes these proteins:
- the LOC122942367 gene encoding GTP-binding protein REM 1-like: MCAARAPLRRRASTPLPCAHQNRSHANNPIMDISASCQHAGETDGTDGPSESQGSEGTSDGLVRVILLGDPGVGKSSLVGIFRRDQDRESAEQQQELYQCTLTVDGEDTSLLLMDICEIQKRTDGCTRALRMGHAYIIVYSVTDRSSFESASELRIQLRRTRQYENIPIILVGNKTDLVRSREVSVEEGRACAVVFDCKFIETSAVLQHNVQELFEGMVRQIRLRREGADPAESFRIRSHRKESLSKRARRFLDRLVTRNSKTVLRVHSRSCHDLSVL; encoded by the exons ATGTGTGCAGCTCGTGCCCCACTGAGGAGGAGAGCTAGCACACCCCTACCTTGCGCACACCAGAACCGTTCCCACGCCAACAACCCCATCATGGACATTTCTGCTTCCTGTCAGCATGCAGGAGAAACAGATGGAACAGATggtccttcagaatcacaggGATCAGAGGGAACATCTGATGGACTCGTTAGGGTCATTCTGCTGGGAGATCCTGGTGTTGGGAAGTCAAGTCTGGTCGGCATATTCAGAAGAGATCAAGACAGGGAATCAGCAGAACAACAACAAG AGCTGTACCAGTGCACCCTGACGGTGGATGGAGAAGACACCAGCCTTCTCTTGATGGACATCTGCGAGATTCAG AAGCGAACAGATGGATGTACTAGAGCTCTTCGAATGGGTCACGCTTACATCATTGTATACTCCGTCACAGACCGCTCCAGCTTTGAAAGCGCCTCGGAGTTACGGATTCAGCTCAGGCGCACACGTCAatatgaaaatattccaataatctTGGTAGGAAACAAGACAGACCTTGTCCGCAGTCGAGAAGTGTCTGTAGAAG AGGGCAGAGCCTGTGCCGTGGTGTTTGATTGTAAATTTATCGAGACTTCAGCTGTCCTGCAGCACAACGTCCAAGAGCTGTTTGAGGGGATGGTGCGTCAGATACGGCTACGGAGAGAAGGGGCTGATCCAGCCGAAAGCTTCCGCATACGAAGCCATCGCAAAGAAAGCCTCAGCAAGCGGGCACGCAGGTTCCTGGACCGGCTTGTAACCCGAAACAGCAAGACCGTTTTGAGAGTACATTCACGGTCGTGTCATGACCTGTCTGTCCTGTGA